The Halomonas qaidamensis genome includes the window AGACCAATATAGCCAGCGGCAGCTAAGCGTGGCTGGTTCATCCTCATGGCTGTTCCTTTGCCATGCGCGGGTCGATAAGTGGGTACAGGCTATCTGCGATCAGGTTTCCGACACTTACAAACAGCGCGGTAAACAGTGCTATCCCAAGAAGTAGGGGAACATCGCTGCGAAGTCCTGCTTCAATGGTGGCTTGACCAAGGCCTGGGTAGGCAAATACCTGCTCAATTAATAGGGAGCCGCCAAACAACTCACCCAGTGATGCGAAAGCGAGTGTTAGTGCTGGGAGGCTGGCATGACGTAGGCCATGACGCCAGGCGATATCAGATCGGCTGGCCCCTTGAGCGAAAGCGTGGAGGGCAATGTCGGAGTTCATCAGCGCTATCATGCGTGCGCGGGTATGAAGGGTGATGGTGGCAATACCTAGCAGAGCCAGTGTCGTTATCGGTAGTACTAAATGGTGTAATCGCGTCAGCGTGCTAACGTCTTGGTTGAGTACGCCTACAGGCCCGGCGCAGCAGGTTGGGGTCCAGCCGAGATAAACGGAGAACAGCATTACTGCCAGCATGCCAAGCCAAAAAGCAGGTGTTGAGGCGATTATATAGGCGTAGCCACTAATCAGCCGGTCAAGTAATGAACCTTCTTTCGCACCCGCGATGATGCCCAGCGCAAAGCCGACAGCCAACGACATTAGCCAAGCGCTACCCAGCAAGAGAAACGAGCGTTGGAAACGCTGAGTGATAACCTCGCTAACCGGTTGATTGTAGATATGGCTCCAACCTAACTCGCCACTTAGCAATTGGCTTAGCCAATGACCAAATTGAACGGCAGGCGAGGCATCAAAGCCCCACTTTTCAGCGATCAAGTCGCGCTGCTCAGGGCTGACCTGTGCCATTTGTGGGCCAAGGTAGGCATCCACAGGGTTAATTGGTGAGAGCATGACTAACCCAAATGACACTGCAGCGACGCATAGCAACACCAACGCTAGCCGTAGTAGGCGGCTTGCTAGTGTCTGAATCAACCGCACGTCCATCGCCACTCAAGCAGGTTGGCGGTAATCGGCCAGCCGTGGCCGTGAGGAGCAATGCCTAACTCTCCAAGATCCAGACAGGTGTTGGCGGCATACACATGGGTGAGGTTAACCAACCATGCCCAACTAGCATCACCTCTAAATCCATAGCCTGTATTGCCATCCCACTGGGCGGCTTGCCAGTGACGGTTAGCTTCTTCTGCTCCAGCGGCTGCTTGAGCAGCCTCTAAGTGACTATCCACTATTGGGTTTGTGTAGTAACCACTGTTATAGAAGCCAAACCCTGCGTGCTGGCTATGAAACAGGTAGTACACTTCTTGTGGGCTGTGACTACCAAAGCCAAATACAATGGCGTCTTGGTGCAATGCTTCACGCTGTATTTCGTCCCAGTGAAGGCCAGTCGGCTGCATCTCAATGCCCAGGGGGCGTACCATCTCGGCGCTTACCTGAGCGAGTAGTTGGCGAGTGGTGTCACTGACGGAGTAGGTCAGCCGAAAACGGGCGGGCTGGCCGTTTTTATAGCGTAGCCCGTCGGAACGGCGCTCCCAGCCAGCTGCATCAAGTATTGTATTGGCACGATCACTGTCAGGTGCTGTAAAGGCTTCGTCATCAAGGCTCCAGGGTAGCCCATCGGCAGGGCCAAACGCGGGACGGCCAAAACCGTTCAGAGCAACATCTACTAGCGTTTCGCGATCCAGTGCCAGGTTGATAGCTTGGCGAATGGCGAGATCAGACGTTACATCGTTACCGATAGGAGCGCCAGACGCGGCCTGCTCGCCTGTGGCAGGCTGCATAGGAAATAAAATACCTCGATTATCAACGCTTTCCATGACGATGCGCTGCATATGATTTGGCAGGTTGGTGGCAAGCGCTGGTGGTACCGCAGCAAGGTCAAGCTGCCCGGCATGGGCCGCACTTAACGTAGACTCCTCGCCAGTAAATACAAACACTAGTCGTTCAAAGGCCGGTAAGGGGCCATAGAAATAGGGATTCCGCTCAACAATTAGTTGCTCACCCTCTTGCCATTCGACTAGGCGATAAGGGCCTGAGCCAAGCGGTCGTCTGCCGTAATCTTCTCGATAACCGTTGTCTCTACTAGCGTTAGGAACGATGCCGAGCGTCATTAGCTGATCAATAAAGGTAATACGCGGCGCGTTTAAAGAGATTTCTACGGTTGTGTTATCAATGGCGCTGGCTTTGTTTAGAGCACTTAAATCGGCTCGGCCGCCAGCTTGCTTGGCGGCATTAAAGGTGTAGACAACATCTTTGGCAGTCAGCGGTGTGCCGTCACCAAAGCGGGCATCATCGCGAAGAGTGAGCGTCCAGGTGAGTCGATCTTCTGACAGTGCCCATGCGGTTGCTAAGCCGGCTTCCGGAGAATGATCATGGTTACGTGTCAGCAGCGTCGATTGAAAAAGCGGGCTACCGTATTGGCCCCAGCCCAACAGTGGGTCGAAGCCCTGTTCGGGTTCACCACCTATCGCCAAAACTAATTGATCTTTGCTGAAGGCGGGGGAGCTAAGCGCTACGCACGTAGCCGCCAGACCCAGTAAGATAGTGCGACGCATTAGGCACCCCAGAAACCGACCGTATGATGTTTTTACAATAACATCATACTTTGAGGGCTGGAAGTCACGGCGGCGCCGCACTTGGGAAGTGTAGTGGCATAGTGAGTTGAGGAGAGAGTATGCAACGAGTAACGGTAACGCTGGATGAAGACCTGCTGAGCGAGGTTGATGCATTGATGCATGCACGCGGCTACCAAAACCGCTCAGAGACGATACGCGATTTAACACGGAGTGGGTTAAAGCAAGCCAAAGAGGAGGTTGCGCCCGAAGCGCCGTGCATGGGGGCGCTCGTTTATGTTTACGATCATGCAGCGCGGGATTTATCGAAACGCTTAACCCGACACTCTCATGATCATCATGATCTAACGCTATCGACGCTTCATGTGCATATTAATCAGGATAGCTGTCTGGAAGTGGCGCTATTAAAGGGACAGGGTAGCGCTTTAAAGCAGTTTTCTGATGAAGTGACATCGTCACGTAGCGTGCGCTATGGCCAGTTAGTGATTATCCCTGAGGAGTAAAGAGGGAAAGTGGAGGAGCGCCCATTAAAAAGGGCGGCCCTAGGCCGCCCTTTAAGCACGCGATCAGCAACTTAGTGCTCTACGCCGCCTTCGCCGTGCACGTGACCGTGCTCGACTTCTTCCTGGCTTGCTTCACGAACGGTCGCAATCTCAACGTCAAAGTTAAGGTGCTGACCAGCCAGTGGGTGGTTGCCATCAACCACAACTGTGTCGCCTTCCACTTTCTTGACGGTAACCATTAGCGGGCCGCCTTGAGTCTGAGCTTGGAACTGCATGCCTGGCTCAATGCTTTCAACACCTTGGAACGCATCGCGAGGTACTTCTTGCATCAGCTGTTCTTGAACTTCACCGTAGCCCTCTTCTGGGGTTACTTTTACGTTCAGCTTATCGCCTTCGGCACGGCCTTCGAGTTCTTTTTCCAGACCCGGAATAATATTGCCAGCGCCGTGTAGATACGTCAGCGGCTCACGGCCTTCGGAACTGTCTAGCACTTCACCTGCATCATTGGTCAGGGTGTAGTGGAACGCGACAACCGAGTTTTGCGCAATTTGCATTTAATAACCTTTCGGTGAGTGCATGTCCCAACATGGTAACGCGTGAGAGCTTGCTTGTCAGGGGGTAAGCAGGCTTTTTCCACCTACCACACCTTTGGCGCTATTGCGCCACGGGGTAACCGGGGATACCCTACGACAATCTTTTTTCCCCCTAAGACAACCTTCACTGGAGTTGGTTATGACGATCTTATTGATTTGGGTTATTGCTTTTGTGCTAATTGCCTACTTTGCGAATAAACGCTGGGATAATGGTGTAAGCCAGGGATTGGATAAAATGCTACCTGGCGTATTAAAAACCCATGGGGAGAACCGCTATCTGTGGGTAATAGCATTAGCTGTACTGGGGGCAACTACCTTGATTCGCCCTGTCGACATCCTTCTTGTCGTTATCTTGCTGGCCATCATCGGCTTGATTATTGCTAAACTTGCCAACTGGGCCAGCAATAAAGTGACCCACTAATGCATTCAAGTGATTGACTAAAACATGCCTTGTTAATCGTTAACAAAGGCGAAAAAATGCCCGGCCAAATTGATTTGGCCGGGCATTTTTCTGTTACAGCGCTAACTACATTATTGAATGGGAGTGCTTGGTCAAGTGTGCTTAGTAGGGAGCTACGCTCAAGTTAGCGCCACTACCAATCAAGCGAACACGTTGCCCGGCTTGATACTGACGGTCAGCGCTCTGTACTACGATGACGTCGGTGCCATCATCACGACGGATTTCCATTTCTAATGCATTAATACGGTTTGCGCGGTCTTCTGCCGCAGTACCAGCAATGGCACCACCCAATGCGCCCGCGACGGTGGCTAACTGACGACCAGAGCCGCCACCTACTTGGCTACCCAACAGGCCGCCGATGACAGCGCCGCCGCCGCCGCCCAACAAGTTGCCTGTACGGCTGTCAGCCTGGATTTGTACAGGACGAACCGCAACGATGGTGCCATAGGTGACGCTTTGGCCTGTTTGCGCTTGATTGCCACGGTATACATCACCTGAATAAGGCGCAGTGTTTGCACAGCCTGCCAGCGTGAGAATGCTCAATGCTGCAATCGGTAGTAAACGTTTCATTCAAACCTCCAGTGTGTCTTGACCCGCATGGCTGCAGGGCAGCTGCGATGGCGATGCGTTGGTTAGTTATAGAACAGTGTTCGCTAAAGATAACCTAAGCGATTAGATTTGACTAGCTAACCAGAAAAAAGATCACTTGTTAAAGTGTAGACAAGTATTAAGAAAGCAATGTGTAAAAACCGGCACGATGCTTAATGGAAGGAGTTTAGGAAGGTAAGGGAAGAGTGTTCTTGATATAAAACGACAAAAAACAGGGGGCTTTAGCCCCCTGTTGTGTTCTGCAAACTTAACGTTGCGTTTAGCCGAACTGGTTCATGGTGTTGTCTTTACCGCCGGCTTTAAGGGCTGCATCACCGTGGAAAAACTCTTTATGATCGTCGCCAATGTTAGAGCCAGCCATGTCCTGGTGCCGTACAGTAGCGATGCCCTGACGAATTTCCTGGCGCTGTACTCCTGCAACGTAGGCCAGCATGCCTTCGTCGCCAAAGTAACCTTTTGCCAAGTTGTCAGTGGAGAGTGCGGCCGTGTGGTAGGTCGGCAGCGTGATCAGGTGGTGGAAGATACCTGCTTCACGAGCGCCGTCACGCTGGAAGTTACGTGTCCACTCATCTGCTAGCTGACCAAGCTCGGTGTTGTCGTACTCAACACCCATCAGCTTGTCACGCTGGTAAGCAGACACATCTTTGCCTTCTTTTTCCCAGGCATCGAATACTTGCTGGCGGAAGTTCAGCGTCCAGTTAAACGACGGTGAGTTGTTGTAAACCAGCTTCGCATCAGGCACAACATCGCGGATACGATTAACCATGCTGGCGATTTGGCCAACGTGGGGCTTCTCAGTTTCAATCCACAGCAGGTCGGCACCGTTTTGCAGGCTGGTGATACAGTCAAGCACAACGCGGTCTTCGCCGGTACCTGGTTTGAACTGGTAGAGGCCTGATGCCAACCGTTTTGGCTTAACTAGCTTGCCATTTTGCTTGATGACTACGTCGCCGTTATTGATATCGCTAGCATTTTCGATGACATCGCCATCCAAGAAGCTGTTGTACTGGTCGCCCAGATCGCCGGGTTCATTGGTGACTGCAATTTTCTGAGTAAGACCTGCGCCTAGCGAGTCGGTACGCGCCACGATAACGCCATCTTCAATGCCAAGCTCAAGGAAGGCGTAACGCACTGCATTGATTTTAGCCAGGAAGTCTTCGTGGGGAACGGTGACTTTGCCATCTTGGTGGCCGCACTGCTTCTCATCGGAAACCTGGTTTTCAAGCTGGATACAGCAAGCACCCGCCTGGATGAATTTTTTGGCCAGCAGGTACGTTGCTTCGGCATTACCAAAGCCAGCATCGATGTCAGCAATGATCGGTACGATATGCGTCTCGTAGTTGTCGATTTTGCTGATCAGCTCTTGTTCTTTAGCGCTATCGCCTGCTTCTTTAGCATCATCCAGGGCACGGAAAAGGTGGTTAAGTTCCCATGCGTCTGCTTGCTTCAAGAAGGTGTAAAGCTCTTCAATTAGATTAGCGACCGACGTTTTTTCATGCATTGACTGATCGGGCAGCGGGCCAAATTCAGAGCGCAGGGCAGCAACCATCCAGCCTGAAAGGTAAAGGTAGCTACGCTTGGTAGTACCAAAATGTTTTTTAATGGAAATCATTTTTTGCTGGCCAATAAAACCATGCCAGCACCCCAGAGACTGCGTGTACTTAGACGTATCAGCATCGTAGGCTGCCATGTCTTCACGCATAATTTTTGCCGTGTAACGTGCAATGTCCAAACCGGTATGGAAACGGTTCTGAGCACGCATGCGTGCAGCGTATTCAGGTTTGATCGCTTCCCATTTGCCGCCTTGAGCTTCGCGCAGTTGGGCCATTGCTTTGATATCGTCGAGCAGTCCTGACATAAGCTGTTTCCTCCGGGGTCGTGATAGCTATTCGCAAGTTAGCTTATTCTTATGCTGCACCTGCGAAGATGTGTTCAGCATTATCGAAATTCACCGCGCTGTCTCTACGCCAATTGTCTCAGAGCAAAACGTCTCTTAGCCAAACGTCGCATCAAAGAGTAACTGTTGTTGAGGCGCTTCTTTAAACGTCGATTACAGCGTTTTCAGTTTGGCGACGTTAAAGTTTTCGCCATAACGCTGCGGTGCAATAACTATCAACGAGAACGGCAGGTTCAACAATTGTCACTTGGGGGCAGAAGGGGTTGTAGCTCGACTACAGGAGCGTAGTAAAACGCACTGTTTGTGTAGTCGTTTTTCGTCAGATGAGCTGTAAATAGGGTAAAAAAAAGCGCCACATGGTTAATGGCGCTTTCATTGTTTGATTGCAACGGTGGTGAAAAAGGAAGATTACAGCGTTAGTGACATCTCCCGATGAGGTATTCCAGCATCCATAAAGATGTCGCCATGCGCTATAAAACCTAAGCGCTGATAAAAGGCTAGGGCGTGTAACTGAGCGCTCAGTGCTACATGGTGATGGCCAGCTTCTTGGGCAGCCTGTATGGCAGCTTCCATGAGTTGATAGCCAATGCCAGCGCCACGCGCGCCATCTACTACCGCAACACGCCCAATATGGCCGTCGGGTAGCAGTCGTGCCGTTCCCACTGGCTGACCCTCAAAATAGGCGATGAAATGGCGACACTCTTCGTCACGGCCATCCCATTCTTCCTCTTGCGGTACGCATTGCTCTTCGATAAACACCACGCGGCGTATTTCGGAGGCTTCGTCCTTTAGCGTACTCCAATCACCGTTAATGATTGTTGTCGTCGACACCGCTACTCCTCGTCATCCTCTTCGCCCATAAAGCCTAAGCTTCCAGTGTTTACTAACTGTGTTATTAGGGCTGCCGCCCCATCAATGGCGAGTACGTCTTCATACATGGGTGACGGGTCGGCAAGCCGCTTGGCAAGTTCTTTTGAACAAGGATGTCCGTCGCCGTCTACAAAGAGCGTGGTGCCGTTGGCATCGCTTCGCCAAGCAAAGCGGGAACCTGGCATATGAAACAGTGGTTCACCGTGTTGTAGTTGAGCAACAAGGTCAGCTTCAGTCATTGGCACTTCAAGGGGCGCTACTTGGTCAATATATTTCGGTTGGGTCATGACGCGACCGAACCACTGAGCTATTTGCTCAGGATTATCCAAAGTGGAAAGTACGAACTGGCGCATACGCTCAACGGCAGCATCATCGAACTCACCGACTTGGCTGGCAGGTGCCATGCCTGCATCGCTATAGCGGTGAGAGTCAGAAAGCTGCTCTCCGAGATAGTCTGCGTAGGATGTAATGGCTTCATCCGCTGATGGTGCCCTAAACCCTACCGAGATAGTCATGCAGTCGTCGGTTTGGCTAACGCCATGGTGCGCCCAACCAGGGGGAAGGTAGAGCATATCGCCTGGTGCTAACGTCCAGTCAGAGTCAGCTTCAATCTCAAAGGTTTCAAGAATACGTAGATCGATACCTTGGATAATGGGCGCATTGTCTGGCTGCTTGCCGCCTAGTTGCCAGCGTCGGTGGCCGCTAGCCTGCAATAGGAAAACATCGTATTGGTCGATATGTGGGCCGACGCTACCGCCAGGCGGCGCATAGCTGACCATGATGTCGTCCAATCGCCAGCGGGGAAGGAAATCAAATTCATCCATTAGTGCAGCGATAGATGGTACGTAGTGATCAACGGCTTGAACCAGGAGACTCCAGTTGCCTTCCGGCAACCGCTCAAAGGTGGCGTCGTCAAACGGGCCGTGTGAAACCTGCCAGGGGCCATCAGGCCCTTTTTCTTCCACAAGACGCGCTTCTACACCGGGTTCGCAGGCAAGCCCGGCTAGCTCATCGGGGTCGATGGGGCTAATAAAATCGGGGATAGCGCCACGAATCAGCAGCGGCTTCTGCTGCCAGTAATTGGCCAAGAAGTCTTCGGGCGTTAAATCGCCCAACAATGTGAGTGGCTTATCGTGTTGGCTCATGGCGTTATCCTAGTTCAAATGAGCGCTGCGTCTTACTAAGGGCGCAGTGCGTCGTTTAGAGTGCAGCAAGCCGCTGGTTAAGTGCTTCGGCTTGAGCCTTCGCATTACCAATATAGCTGGCAGGAGAGAGGGCTTTTAACTCATTTTTAACCGACTCGGGTAGCTCAAGCGTATCAATAAAAGCAGCAAAGCCTGCTTGATCAATACGTTTGCCGCGGGTTAATTCTTTAAGCTTTTCGTAGGGCTTTTCGATGCCATAGCGACGCATAACCGTTTGAATTGGCTCGGCCAGTACTTCCCAGCTGTTATCCAGGTCTTCGGCTAGGCGCTCAGGATTCGCTTCCAGTTTGCTGATCCCCTTGAGGCTGGCATGATAGCCAATCAGACCGTAGGCCAAACCAACGCCTAAGTTACGCAGCACCGTGGAGTCTGTCAGGTCGCGTTGCCAGCGTGAAATCGGTAGCTTTTGAGCTAGGTGGCTTAGCACCGCGTTAGCCAGGCCCAGGTTGCCTTCCGAGTTCTCAAAGTCAATCGGGTTAACTTTATGCGGCATGGTTGATGAGCCAATTTCGCCTTCAACAGTGCGCTGCTTGAAGTAGCCCAGCGAAATATAGCCCCATACGTCGCGATCAAAGTCGATCAAAATGGTGTTGAAGCGGCAAATTGCATCGAAAAGCTCGGCAATGTAGTCGTGGGGCTCAATCTGTGTGGTGTAGGGGTTGAAGCTTAGTCCTAAGCCTTCCACAAAGGTGCGTGCGTTGGCTTCCCAGTCAATGTCTGGGTAGGTTGTCAGGTGGGCGTTGTAATT containing:
- a CDS encoding ABC transporter permease; this encodes MRLIQTLASRLLRLALVLLCVAAVSFGLVMLSPINPVDAYLGPQMAQVSPEQRDLIAEKWGFDASPAVQFGHWLSQLLSGELGWSHIYNQPVSEVITQRFQRSFLLLGSAWLMSLAVGFALGIIAGAKEGSLLDRLISGYAYIIASTPAFWLGMLAVMLFSVYLGWTPTCCAGPVGVLNQDVSTLTRLHHLVLPITTLALLGIATITLHTRARMIALMNSDIALHAFAQGASRSDIAWRHGLRHASLPALTLAFASLGELFGGSLLIEQVFAYPGLGQATIEAGLRSDVPLLLGIALFTALFVSVGNLIADSLYPLIDPRMAKEQP
- a CDS encoding ABC transporter substrate-binding protein, whose product is MRRTILLGLAATCVALSSPAFSKDQLVLAIGGEPEQGFDPLLGWGQYGSPLFQSTLLTRNHDHSPEAGLATAWALSEDRLTWTLTLRDDARFGDGTPLTAKDVVYTFNAAKQAGGRADLSALNKASAIDNTTVEISLNAPRITFIDQLMTLGIVPNASRDNGYREDYGRRPLGSGPYRLVEWQEGEQLIVERNPYFYGPLPAFERLVFVFTGEESTLSAAHAGQLDLAAVPPALATNLPNHMQRIVMESVDNRGILFPMQPATGEQAASGAPIGNDVTSDLAIRQAINLALDRETLVDVALNGFGRPAFGPADGLPWSLDDEAFTAPDSDRANTILDAAGWERRSDGLRYKNGQPARFRLTYSVSDTTRQLLAQVSAEMVRPLGIEMQPTGLHWDEIQREALHQDAIVFGFGSHSPQEVYYLFHSQHAGFGFYNSGYYTNPIVDSHLEAAQAAAGAEEANRHWQAAQWDGNTGYGFRGDASWAWLVNLTHVYAANTCLDLGELGIAPHGHGWPITANLLEWRWTCG
- the nikR gene encoding nickel-responsive transcriptional regulator NikR translates to MQRVTVTLDEDLLSEVDALMHARGYQNRSETIRDLTRSGLKQAKEEVAPEAPCMGALVYVYDHAARDLSKRLTRHSHDHHDLTLSTLHVHINQDSCLEVALLKGQGSALKQFSDEVTSSRSVRYGQLVIIPEE
- a CDS encoding FKBP-type peptidyl-prolyl cis-trans isomerase, with protein sequence MQIAQNSVVAFHYTLTNDAGEVLDSSEGREPLTYLHGAGNIIPGLEKELEGRAEGDKLNVKVTPEEGYGEVQEQLMQEVPRDAFQGVESIEPGMQFQAQTQGGPLMVTVKKVEGDTVVVDGNHPLAGQHLNFDVEIATVREASQEEVEHGHVHGEGGVEH
- a CDS encoding outer membrane lipoprotein; the encoded protein is MKRLLPIAALSILTLAGCANTAPYSGDVYRGNQAQTGQSVTYGTIVAVRPVQIQADSRTGNLLGGGGGAVIGGLLGSQVGGGSGRQLATVAGALGGAIAGTAAEDRANRINALEMEIRRDDGTDVIVVQSADRQYQAGQRVRLIGSGANLSVAPY
- a CDS encoding isocitrate lyase, with translation MSGLLDDIKAMAQLREAQGGKWEAIKPEYAARMRAQNRFHTGLDIARYTAKIMREDMAAYDADTSKYTQSLGCWHGFIGQQKMISIKKHFGTTKRSYLYLSGWMVAALRSEFGPLPDQSMHEKTSVANLIEELYTFLKQADAWELNHLFRALDDAKEAGDSAKEQELISKIDNYETHIVPIIADIDAGFGNAEATYLLAKKFIQAGACCIQLENQVSDEKQCGHQDGKVTVPHEDFLAKINAVRYAFLELGIEDGVIVARTDSLGAGLTQKIAVTNEPGDLGDQYNSFLDGDVIENASDINNGDVVIKQNGKLVKPKRLASGLYQFKPGTGEDRVVLDCITSLQNGADLLWIETEKPHVGQIASMVNRIRDVVPDAKLVYNNSPSFNWTLNFRQQVFDAWEKEGKDVSAYQRDKLMGVEYDNTELGQLADEWTRNFQRDGAREAGIFHHLITLPTYHTAALSTDNLAKGYFGDEGMLAYVAGVQRQEIRQGIATVRHQDMAGSNIGDDHKEFFHGDAALKAGGKDNTMNQFG
- a CDS encoding GNAT family N-acetyltransferase yields the protein MSTTTIINGDWSTLKDEASEIRRVVFIEEQCVPQEEEWDGRDEECRHFIAYFEGQPVGTARLLPDGHIGRVAVVDGARGAGIGYQLMEAAIQAAQEAGHHHVALSAQLHALAFYQRLGFIAHGDIFMDAGIPHREMSLTL
- a CDS encoding cupin domain-containing protein, translated to MSQHDKPLTLLGDLTPEDFLANYWQQKPLLIRGAIPDFISPIDPDELAGLACEPGVEARLVEEKGPDGPWQVSHGPFDDATFERLPEGNWSLLVQAVDHYVPSIAALMDEFDFLPRWRLDDIMVSYAPPGGSVGPHIDQYDVFLLQASGHRRWQLGGKQPDNAPIIQGIDLRILETFEIEADSDWTLAPGDMLYLPPGWAHHGVSQTDDCMTISVGFRAPSADEAITSYADYLGEQLSDSHRYSDAGMAPASQVGEFDDAAVERMRQFVLSTLDNPEQIAQWFGRVMTQPKYIDQVAPLEVPMTEADLVAQLQHGEPLFHMPGSRFAWRSDANGTTLFVDGDGHPCSKELAKRLADPSPMYEDVLAIDGAAALITQLVNTGSLGFMGEEDDEE
- the purB gene encoding adenylosuccinate lyase, with product MQLSALTALSPVDGRYGAKAAALREHFSEFGLIRARVIVEVRWLQRLADHSQIVEVPPLSVEATAFLEQLIRDFSVEDAERIKEIERTTNHDVKAVEYFLKEKIAGQPELNAVTEFIHFACTSEDINNLSYGVMLADGLKATLPTLHEVADEIAKLAIAHAAQPMLSRTHGQTASPTTLGKEMANVAYRLKRQLKQIERVEILGKINGAVGNYNAHLTTYPDIDWEANARTFVEGLGLSFNPYTTQIEPHDYIAELFDAICRFNTILIDFDRDVWGYISLGYFKQRTVEGEIGSSTMPHKVNPIDFENSEGNLGLANAVLSHLAQKLPISRWQRDLTDSTVLRNLGVGLAYGLIGYHASLKGISKLEANPERLAEDLDNSWEVLAEPIQTVMRRYGIEKPYEKLKELTRGKRIDQAGFAAFIDTLELPESVKNELKALSPASYIGNAKAQAEALNQRLAAL